One Drosophila teissieri strain GT53w chromosome X, Prin_Dtei_1.1, whole genome shotgun sequence genomic window, GGCTCCTGGGGATGGTTACCTGGCTGCAGATGCTCCTGGATTATCGCCCTGCCTTCTCGCAgcaacagaaaccgaaacagcaacagcaacagaaacagaaacagaaacagagtGGCCCTGCATAATGTGTAAGCAGGTGGACGGCACTCACCGGGCGATCCCGGGAATAGCCATTGTCCTTGCACCGCAAGCAACTTGTGAGTGGTCATCGCAGGACTTCCTTCATAAAGGTGTCTACCAGTATgctgtatttaaattaaactaatgGGTAACTATAGGTACCtttcgttttcgatttttAGCTGAAATGATTTTGATATAATTACATAGGAGCTAAAGCCACAAATTCATCATAAAGATGTGTTAAAGAACGCAacaatatatttctattaGTATTTCATGTTACAATCATAATctaatctttaaaaatatattttgtatgccaTAAATCACCTTACAATTTACAGTTTATAGCTTAAAGTTGATGTTGGAATGGAATCAAAATgttgtataatttttataccaGGATGTTATCCTTACAGCTTTTGCCATACCCAGTGCAGGACATAGCCATCCTGCTGAGCAGCGAGGGTATCCAGAAGccacaataaaaatgttacGGTTGTGTTGGATCAGCCCGCCCCCTGTTGACCCCCCCCTCTTgatgagtgggtgggtggggtgCTGCTAGATTATTCATCTTAGATAAAAGCAAACTTTAAAACGCAACCGAAACTATGACAACCGCTGACTGCGCAGCTTAACGGGTTTCGCCTGGcacctgttgttgttgttcttcttgtttGTTAAACTActatatttgttgttgtagtggctgttgttggtgctattactattattactgCCACTGCTGATGCACAAAAGCGGCTTACAGTTTGGCAAGCACTGCCCCATGCCACCCACTAAACTGATTGTCAAGACAGCGAATATTCCGATGGAAAAGGGAACTTAGCTTAACTTTTTATCAATACAATAATAAACCTTAATGAATGTAGAAATATGATATTAATACTGCTTGGAATTAATAAGCAAGACTGCTGGATGTTGTTCACATGCGCATACTTTATTTCCCGCAGTGCACTGCGATACACAGCATCATCGACTTAGTTAACTTGTTATTTTCATTATGGACCGCCCTGGGCGAGTGAGTGCTGGGGAGGCGTGGCACAGGCCATTATGACAGCACAGCAGCTGGACGAGAAGAACAACGAACTCCGTCTCTGAAAATGCCCTTGGGACTGCAAGGTGGTAATGGAAAGGGAGGGGGACTTCCGGTTGGAGGTGGGTGATGGGTGGAGTTGCAGAGAAATTGGGGAAAAGCACTTGCAGCTCCCCTCGCTTTGCGGTTAGAGGTGTCCTGCCCTCCCAGGTCCCGAGTAGCATGTAACAAGTTGGCCGGAAGGAAGGGGGTGCTGGGGGGGAGTTGGAAAGTTGCATAAGGATAAGCAGCGCTGCTCGCAAATGAATGCCAGTCGCTCGGACTCATCAAGTGTAATGAGCGCAGTGAATGAGTAATCGAGTGTCCTGATTTGATCACCACACCCCTCGCCGCCTTTTTCCGCAACCCGACACTCGTAATCTGATTTGATTTAGTTTGCAGATGCGATTCTCGCACTTGCATGTGTGGCTATGTGTATTTGAATACACCCACTTGGAGAAGTGTGCGGAAATTGTGTCAAATTACATTCGAAATCCGGTGGAGTGCCAGTGAATACAGTGGCTAATGACATTTAAGCGAATCGATTTATTAAAGTGTTTTAAGAACATCTATGTGTATAATCACTTGCCAATTATATTCATATCGTATGTGAGTATCAATGACAGTTTGCCATTAAATGCACACAATCTGAATAAACACCTGGTCCTTGACTACACTCACTCACTTATTCATCTGCCGCCTGAGCTTCATTTGCGAataactgctgctgctctcgcCTATTCATTCGCTCAATCAGCGAGTCATTCACTCATTTATTCACTGGCAGCTGGTTGAATGCCCGCCAGGCATTCGGCGAGTCCTGCTCCCGTGCCGCTGTCAATGTCCTTGCCATTGTCCTTTCTCAGCTGTCATTTGTGGGCGATGGGCAAGGGGCgaggggcggtgggcggtggacGGTGGATGGGGGCAATGAAAATACCTGCAAGAAAATTATACGAAAACTGAACAAGCCAAAAACAACGGCAGGTTGTTATTTTAGAGTTCAAGTTAAAGTTAAGCAGCGCCCGCGGCATTCGACGTTCTTAACGCTCAGCCAGGACTTCAAAACAAGGACTCGCTGTAAGTGGGCGATGGAGGATACGGGGATCCACGGCTTCCAGGGATCCAGGGAGCCAAGGATTCGAGGACGAGCACGGGGCCAAGGATTGGGTAGATGCGACAGCAATGAAGTGCACTCGAGTTGTGAATGGGCTGGAGTGTTTTGGGTGCTCTGTTTGTGTCCCCTTTTCTCTGTGTGCGTCTCATTGCTGCTCAAAAGCGgcacactggcagaaaaacTCTACTACTTGTCATAATACACTTATTAATTATGGAATTAATTTGCTTACTATTTTACGAACACAAAGTATAACATATTTGCATGGCGTCTAAAAGTAAGCCGCGTACTTCAATGCAACTTGCAATTGTTTGCAGTGCATCCAACTAGGATATCCTGGCCCACGTTCTATCAAGCTGACTCCCTGGCCCCCTGCCCCCCTGGCCCCCTGGCCACTCGTCGTTACTCGTATCTTTGTGGAACAATTTTGCCTGAATGCCTGAATGCAAGCGGCAAAATGGTTGAATGggcgaatgaatgaatgagtgaaTGGGCATATCCCTGCCagcctcgtcctcgtcctgcgtcctgctcTCTGCGTCCTGCATCCTGCGAATTTTCCTATCTGCTGGCCCATTCGAATGGCGCTGAAAAGTTTCTCTCACTTTGACTTAAGTGCTCCGCCCTCCTCAAGTGAACAATtcgagtgtttgtgtgcgcTGGCGTTGTTGCTGGTGCAATTAGTGAAGAGCgcactattattattatcattatgaATTTTAAGCAATCAACTGcgagagcagcaacaattaaACTTAAAGTTGCCGACTTGGCGAACTCCTCGGCCGAACTCCTCAGCCGCCCCTCGCAAGCCCTCGCCCAAATGTAAACAGTCAAGTTGGACCGCCAAAAGCTATGGAAATTGAATTGGTGCTCTTCTTTTTCGTATTTcgcattttgtatttcgtatttcgtgTTTTCGCGTATTTTCctcgtatttattttgttgtttaccTATGATAATTGTGATGTTTATTTATGGGAAAAGTCAAAAGTGGtggaaaaagccaaaaccaacTCTATGTTGGCGGTAAATGTGCAGAAGTTCGGGGAAATTCTGAAATTTGTTCTATCCAAGTGAATTGTTTCAcctatttaatgtttattaatttctgcTTTTATGTATCTGCTCTTCTTTTTTCCAAATGCTTTAGTAGTTTGCCCAAAAATGTTGCCTGATGGACTggaatatttacaaaaatttgGCATTTGACCAGGGAAACGTAGTTTTCCATTATTATTGCcttgcatttgcattattatgcatgcaactgcagcaccaACTAAACTCACTTACCATCTGCATTTCTTATTAATTGAAAAGCCTATTCTATCCTatgaattcatttttatacgaTTCTTGAATGTGTATTCGTATCTTTTAATTGGCGACTTATGGCTGGTGAGAAAGGGGAAATTGTGGCACAATTAAGTAAACTTCCTTCGGTGCGGAGATAATAGGGATTTTCCACCATAGTTTCCTTCGCTTCTCCTTCTTATTTACAGCGCAATCAAATTTAACTGTTTAAACAAGCGATGAAAAGATTCTGCTtttcacccacacacacacacacacacagcagcatTCACACATATGCGACGGGTGGTGCAGTCATTGTCATTGCcagaaaagtgggtggtgggtggtggttggtggttggtgggtgggtgtggaaaatgcaaaacaatttcaggCGAATTAGCGTAATTGTCtcgccgctgctgttgcttcgGCTTCAGCTTCTTCTGAGACAAAAGGGCCaaggagaaaggagaaagtggaaaggagagcagcagcaggactcAAGCTACTTAATCCTCTAAtttgtgtgactgtgtgtgtgtgcgccacGCCCCTTTTCTGGGCTTTCGCCTAGCACGGGCGAGGCAAAGTTTGCCCTcatttatatgcaaaaatgtAAACCAAAAAATCAGCGAGAATGTTAAATCcaacaaaatgcatttaacacataaaaatttgcatagaAAGTGCTGCCTTCGGTAAACCCCCCTCATCCCGCACCCCAGACTCCGCACCCCTCATCCTGCACTACGAATTTCCCATTGAGAAAAACCCCATTCCATTCCGGTTGCTGGTTTCTGTAGTCGCATACCGCACTATCTAAGTGCGAGCGGCAGAACAATTgaagttaattttatttttatttttatttccggCACCCGCTACTTGAGTATTATTACACTAAGCCTtagagtgtgtgagtgcgtgtgtgtgtgtgtgtttgtggctgccacgccccaatTTAAGTAGTTATTTCGGCTAACCCCCGGTTAAAATGCGCCCTTCTACGCGCTTCTCAATGTCTTCACCTAGGGATACCATCCCACACTTTTATTAATGTGTATAATGTAATATAAAATCTAAACTACTTTTTTCTGCCAGCAGCTAACCTGCGGTTAAAATGCGCCCTTCTACGCGCTTCTCAATGCATTTAGCTGCTGGCTGCACTCCGTTCATTTAGCTATATCACATTTCTAGGAACCGCTGGCATCCAAAACTTGAACTACTTCAACTCGGTTGCTGTTAAAGTGCGCTCCTCGAGACTTCAACTTGTTGGACACTTTTTAACGTTTCACTTTCGGAATGGCAATCTTcccccgctcccgctccccTTCCCATTTCCATCCCCATACCCCAAACCCCATTCTCTGGCATTTTATATCTGTCCGTTTCTTATTATGTATTTGTAACCAATTGGTTGCCAAAACTCCACCCCACCCCCCCGCTCCGCATTCACGCTCAGtcaattttttgttgccactgccactgctgctgccactgctgttgttgttgctgccactgctgctgttgttgttgctgctgctgctcgtgtgTCctttgtgttgttgctgttattgcaTGTGTTGAGATTCTCAtggaaatttgcatacaaattgcGTCTGGCGCGTAGGAAGCCCTTGGTTTGCTGGGCGTTGGCGGGCTATATGTGTACCATTACCACTGGCTACAAGGGGAGGGTGATggagaggggggagggggagggggggacAGATGGCCCGACATGCGTATGGGGTTAACGAAGGGTtaacacaacacaaaaaaccAGAGCCCTCAATGAAAAAAGCAGAAATATGAAACACTGCCAACACAGCGGCGGCACCTGACAACTGTCAAATTCTGTGGGCTACCATCGATAAATAAAATGGAGGAGGTCATAGAAAGTTGTGTCCCTTTCATTGCGAATATGTTGTTATAGttttaaaagcaattacaCAGCTCTTCATGAGCTAAGAGAAATTTTAGCTTAGGAATACAAACAACCAAGTAACTTGGAACGGAAACATCAGAAAACCAATCAtcaccaaaccaaaccaaacgtatgtatataatcaACTCAAGCGATTTGACTGAATTACATTGCTCTAAAGACTAAAGACCAATAATTTCTAAGATAATAAACAATTGTCTAGCAGAAAGTAGCTGATTCTAATTACAATCGATACATCAGCAGCTCTGGCTCACAAATTTTGAATGTCTACGCAACTTCAAGAATTTGGCAATCGTTTTCagtttaagttttaagtttaTGATCAAGAAGTGCAATCTTTTCTTCTGTTCAAATTAAGATGTACTACGAATGAAGAAAATAAACTTTACTTTCCGTTTCGCTAGTGGAATGGCTCTTCTACGCCGCACTGCTTTATTGGTTAACGTTGGGAAGTATTTACAATTGGGGTCAGTGACGAACAGCAACCAGTTAGCATCCGTAACCAGTCAGTGACCAACGGCGAGCATTTACCAGCTGCTCTGGGCCCAGCCGCCCTGCGGAGCCCAACCGCCGGAGGAGTAGCTGGAGGCGCCGCCGGAGGAGTAGCCACCGCCATGGCCACCGCCGGAGGAGTAACCGCCGCCATAGCCGCCGCTCGATCCGGAGTCGGAGATGACCTTGATGATCTTGACGGGGCCACCGCTTCCGTAACCACCACCGCCGtatccaccgccgccgccgccgctgtaTCCACCGCCCGACGACCAGCCGCCGCCGTGGCCGCCACTGTAACCGCCGGAGGAGCCGCCTCCGTAGCCACCTCCGTAGCCACCTCCATAGCCACCGCCGTAGCCGCCGCCGCCATGGCCGCCGCCGTAGCCACCGCCAGCGCCGGAATCGGTGATCACCTTGATGATCTTAACCGTGCCGCCGCTTCCGTGGCCACCGCCGCCATAGCCACCACCGCCgtagccaccgccgccgccgtaGCCACCAGCTCCTCCGTGGCCGCCGCTGTAGCCACCGCTATAGCCACCACCACCGTGGCCACCGCTATAacctcctccacctccgccgGATGCCCAGCCGGAGCTGAGGGCActgcctccgccgccgccgccgcccaggAATCCCGCATGGGCCATACTGCACACCGCCAGCAAGCAGACGAAAACCTGCAAGAGATTGGCAGGAAGCGCGTTAGTTGAACTCACAAAAGGGgtacacataaaaaaaaaacaagtactGCAGAGAGTGGTTTCACTCTTCACTGATGTGAAAGTGTTAATCCGCGATGGGCGCACCTTCATGTTGGCGTGTTTGAACGAttgattgcgattgcgatggCGATTGCTTCGAAAGAACGGCGAGTGTGTCGGACTGGAAGGGCGATCTTCGACTGTGGTCAGCAGCGTTTTGGCCGCCGCTTTTATGGCCAGCGACTCGGATGCTCGGCCAGCAGCTGGGCTCACTTAACCCTGCCCTGCCCCAACCTGCCCCACTGCGGCGCACAGTGGTGCGAACCCCTCCAAACCGGACTGCTTGGTTTTCAAATACACCAGATTCATTCAACGCAATGAAACATCTCGAATGAAAGTCTAGTACTCACTTCTATCGAAAACCCTATACTTTTCTAATGGACATTTTCGATAGCTGTTTACTTAGTCTTAGCCGcacataaatgtttatatctaCTGCCATTTTTGCATCTTGTTGTGAGAAAAGCGAtggttttttattgatttgcagTTTAAGGGAAATAAGCTGACGATTTCCCTATTTCGCTGAGCTTATATCACCATGTTGTATTGGCTTCTTGTTGTAATTCATTTTGCACGTCACAAAGTAAGGCGGAATAGggcaaaataattataaaattggTATTTTCCACACAATACGAGGAACTAATATCACCGTGTGGAGTCTGCTCGTGTTTGACACACTAATTGCCGGTCCACGCGATGGTCCGTTTTGAGTTGCGGCATCATCATTACCATgaccattaccattaccatcaccaccatcacctCCACCTTCACCAGCGACGATGGTCGTTGTCCAGTTGTCTGCATGGGGGCAACGGCCCTGACCCCgccccatcccatcccaaccCATCCATACCACATACCACATGCCATCCCATCCAATCTCCACCCGCGGCTCTGAGCTCTGAGTTCCAAGCTCCCAGCTCCAAGCACCAATCTCCCAGCTTCAAGCTCCCAGCTCCAAGCAGCCAGCTCCATGCTGCGGGCTAATTTATGTCGCGTACTGTACTGTGTTGCAATCCAGGCGGCCGCAGCTGTCAAGTGGGGCAACTTGCATCGCCAGGTTGAAGGAAACCCTTCGCAGAGTTTAAGACACTGCAAAACCGTTTGATGGCGCATTTTCAGCTCGTTATGCAACTCATCCGAATCGACACAAAgttgcaaaaataataaacaatagcTGCCAGCAGCATGATCCAATAAACCAGGTAGCGAtcgcaccaccagcagcaccagcaccaccagtgGTGGGGATTAAATGGGTGGTGCAGTACCTTCAGTATCTTAATAACCAGGTACTTTACTTTAATAGAAATGATCACGCTGCATTATGAACTTGCTACATTATCTATCTACTGCTATGTGGCAATATTGAACGGCATTCgatgtttttggttttcgatgTTGCGAGCAGCTGGAATTCAAACTTCATGTACCTGAGTACCAAAATAATCAGAGATCCAATATAATTCCAATCCGAaccaataataattattagtTTCACAAGCGGTTCAATCAGGTTTCGTGTTATgaaacattttgtatttgcaGATCAGTCCTTCAGTTCTCGCGCCCTATCAATCTGCGTTTTTGAGCTGCTGAACATTCAGGGTATTGAGTAACTCTGCCATCGATGCCCCAGCACAATTTCGATCTTGATTAATCCGCGATCGATCAACGCGATCGCAGGCTCCATTAACATTTGGCCCGCAGTGGCGATGGGTCAAACAGAATGCTATTAATTGCCGCTCCACCAGCAGAAGTTGCAGCTACAACTGAAGTAGTTTGTAGTTGGTAGTTTGTAGTTGGTAGTTTGTAGTTCGTAGTTAGTAATTATAGCCAACCTTCACTTCTTGAGCTGATAGATGAGCCATACATTTCCTGGAATGGCCCACGGCCTCACGATGCTCGGATTATGAAGGAGAAGCAATCTAAGGAATATTTGAAGGCACTTGAACATATTCCTATTGCTGCAATTAGCTAGTGAATTAGCCTATTAACTATTTTACTTTAACTATTTTTACTTTAACTATTTAATCATAGTGGGAAATCATAGTGGAAAATCATAGTTGGAATTCATAGTTGGCAATCATAGTTGGCAAGCCAAGGCTTTCTTGTTGAAAACACACAACAttgttaaaaacatttaatgtGGCTTTGCAGCAAACAATTAGCGATAATGCATTGCAGTTAACACAATCGGAAGACATTTGTTTTTGACGAGCATTTCACTATCCGAATTATTTATTGTGATTTATTGCCACGCCCGAGTTAACAATGCCAATAACAATTAGTGATTATTTAACGGAGTCGCATGCGTTTTATGCGCCATAAATGCCAAAATTTACGCGTATTTATGGCACATTTCATAGAAAACTGAGTTCGTGTGGCTTAGAAATAATGTTATGTAACCATTAAACTCAATTATAATTGACATTTGGAACATATCGATGCGTGAATCGATGGTAAATCGAATGCAAGTCGAATTATGAATATGCATGGGATTAAGTGTATACAAACCTAATTAGTCAGCATCTCCAACGGAGTGGCCATTAATTAAGCCATAAAATATGCCCACAAAAAATCGCAGCTCACGAATTTGTTTAGAAAAACATAACAAAGTAAAACACGAAGAACCGAGAGACTGAAATCCGTTTTTGAAAACTAGTTACCATAGAAAACTAGTTACGGCGCCATCAAATACAAGAAATACAACAAACTCAGTGATGGAAATTCAAAACAAACCCGAGACGCATCCGCAATTATATTCGTTATTTCGGTGGGGGAATTACTTAACTTGGCCAGAATGGACATAATTACCAGACGATAATGGATGCTGACCTTGAGCTTAACCCACTGTAAGCTTAACCCACTGTAAGCCGAGGTGCCCAAACTATGTTTCCACCTCCTATGGAAAGTTTTCGAAGTCTTGCAAGTAAATCCAAATCAACAAAGTGGCTGTCAAAAATATGCCACTTAATCTGAAACCACTGATGAGGGGATTGTTTGTATTCAGCGAGAAATGCAGTGTAATTTTATTCCGTTTTGTGATATAATATCCCACGTCCATTGTTCACTTTGCTACCTTAAAAATTATATGACAAACTGGTTGCAAATTATATCGTCAATTGCAAACAGCACACAAATGTGTGCCCAAATGGGTTAAGTGGAAAGCGAAACTGGCCAACAAAGATGCTCCCAAAAAAACCCCCGAACATGAGTAATCAACTATGGCTTCGACTTCCCAATCGATAGACAAAgaattttttcttctttttttgttgagtATTTTGTTAACAATTAGCAAAAAAAACTTAATGGTTTCTAaaagcgcacacacaaaacgcGTGCACTAACTTAAACTAACTTCGAGCATCGAAAAAGGCCAATGTCGCCGCACAACTCCGACAACAGGAACAAAGGAGTTGACATCAGCTTGATTGTCTGGGTTGCCTGGGATCTTAGGATCTGCTTAGTTCCATCCAGAGCCACCGGAGGACCAGCCACCGCCGGAGGACCAGCCAGCACCGCCAGAGGACCAACCACCGTGGCTGCCGCCATCGGCGACTCCGCTGCTGATCACCTTGATGATCTTCACATCCTCGgcgtggtgggcgtggccgtggccGCCGCTGGAGTAGTCGtagccatggccatggccatgccCGTGACCCTCCTCCTGGAAGATCTTGATGATCTTGACCTCAGAGCCGTGGCTGTGGCCGTGACTGTGGCCATGGTCGTGGCCGTGGGAGTGGCCAGCCTCGCTGATCACCTTGACGATCTTCACCTCCTCGGGAGCAGCCCATCCGCCGGTCCATCCGCCGCCACCGTGACCGGCCTCTTCGCTGATGACCTTGACGATGGTGGGGGCGGCGCCTCCTCCGGATGAccagccaccgccgcctcctccggaTGACCAGCCACCTCCGCCGGATGACCAGCCGCCTCCTCCGGATGACCAGCCACCGTCACCGCCTCCTGCGATGAATCCGGATTGGGCCAGGCTGAAGCAGGCAATCAGGCAGATGAAAACCTGGAGACGGATCAAAAATCAATATGCTGCGCATTAGGGCGAGCCACAAGGAGCACCTACCTTCATAGTGCTGTCGGTTCCACTTGGGTTTAACTGGCACTTGGCGATGGAGCGAAGTGGGATGGGGGAGCTGAGCTCGGACACTGATGACAATGCTCTGCCCTGCGGCTACTATTTATACGGCTCCAATGTGGGTCATTGCGAAGAGAAATGCTACTGAAATGCTACTGAAATGCCACTCGCCCCCAACATTCGATGCCCATTCccaattccatttccattccaaaTGCGACATTCGCTGACCCAATGGATGTGCCACTGTATCACTAATGCACCGATTTTCCAAAACTCTTAATCAGCGGAGGCTATTAATAAGGTGACCTTTGGACCTTTGCGTTTAAAAGATCACAGGTAGGAAAGATATAAATGGGAACTATGTAAAAGAGTGACAAAAGATGATGACGTTTCACTTGAATGGCACTGGAATATATATTGAAACTATTTGGAAGGTAAAGAATGATATGTAGATATGCAAAGTAACGAAAGCCTTCTTTCTATTCAACATAAAGATATGTATatctttaattatattaaagatGGCACAGTAGATGGCTTGGCAACCCTGCTGCAAAAACGGTCTTCAAACATCTGTTCGCCCTGGGCGGAAAATACCTCAACAGGTGTTCCCCggtgttttgattttgccaTCACACTCTATTCACAAATCCAAGATTCACAATTCGCGATTTGCGATCTGCGCTTCTCTCTTTTCGCACTAAACTCAGGTTCGTGCACCAAATTGGCAAGACACTTTAGATGGCCGAATTATGCAAATCAGCGTGTGGGTCAAAGTGAAAGAAGGCGAGTCGGAATCACAACCACAGCAGCCACCACTGTTGCGTATGCACATCTGCTTAATTAAGCTTGTTTTTTATGGCGCCTCGCACGGAACGGATGACGAacacttggccaaaaccaaaactaaaaccaaaaccaaaggcaAAACCCAAAGGCAAAACCCATTTGCCAACTTTCTAGCCGCTCTTGGGATGTCTGCACTGCGCTGGCATTGTACTCGTTAGCATTAAGCATATTTACCTTTATGATTTTTTCTCGACATTCTGTAATGAGCCCAAATATTTGGACAGTGCTCAAAAGTCACCAAGTTGCCACCAAGTTGCATCACATTTGCAGCTACTGATGAAGTGGCAGCAAATATTGTTGCTATGATCGGCATATTTGCCATCATCGACACTTTGGAACTGGTTTGATCTCAACTGAGCAGCAGctataaaatagttttaattgtataatttaagATATCTAGCACTTGcttaaatatatgtaattcCCGTCCCCGTTTGCCATTAGGCTCGATTTATAGCCGCTGTCCTTGTTGCATATGCAAATCGGGCTCACGCATGAACGCCCAAACATACAACATATGCAACAAGACACGGAGCAGGCCAAATGCGATAAATATGTTGATGCGGTCGTGTCCTTTTTTCGCAACTAACAGCAGCGCTTTTCCGCTCTTCCGCTCTgcgcttttccgcctttttttgtttttgtttttgccatgcCATGCTCGTtcttcattaaaaataatgaaaattgaatttaattcgCTTGTCGGgcctaattataattatgttaATGGCGCATGTATTTCCACAAAATTTCCACAATGTTTGTCCAAATCGTCAaccgattttccattttccatttaccatttaccattttcccACTGGCAGCCAGATAGTATCTGCGAAATCATGTTCCATTCCATTACATATCGTGACAGGAGCTGCACTGCCGGGTTGGCTTAGTTGGCCAGCGCTAATTGGAAGTGCTTTAAACTGATTTTAAACATGCATTTCTGATGGCCCAGCAATGTGCAATTAGTGTCAGATTTGGCATAGCATAAAGCGAAATTATCCTCAAAGGACGCACCTggaatatttgtatattttataagttgCAGCTACAGGAAAGCGAAAAGATTAACATTGTATCTTACGATAATTAGTTGAAAAAACTCGCAATGCACAACTGATCCACAAAATGCTgtgaataataatttaatataagttAGTTGgtgttttatattaaaaataaatatgtaattacaTACTGTAAACACTCAGTAAACATATAAT contains:
- the LOC122624731 gene encoding acanthoscurrin-2, which encodes MKVFVCLLAVCSMAHAGFLGGGGGGGSALSSGWASGGGGGGYSGGHGGGGYSGGYSGGHGGAGGYGGGGGYGGGGYGGGGHGSGGTVKIIKVITDSGAGGGYGGGHGGGGYGGGYGGGYGGGYGGGSSGGYSGGHGGGWSSGGGYSGGGGGGYGGGGYGSGGPVKIIKVISDSGSSGGYGGGYSSGGGHGGGYSSGGASSYSSGGWAPQGGWAQSSW
- the LOC122624700 gene encoding loricrin, which translates into the protein MKVFICLIACFSLAQSGFIAGGGDGGWSSGGGGWSSGGGGWSSGGGGGGWSSGGGAAPTIVKVISEEAGHGGGGWTGGWAAPEEVKIVKVISEAGHSHGHDHGHSHGHSHGSEVKIIKIFQEEGHGHGHGHGYDYSSGGHGHAHHAEDVKIIKVISSGVADGGSHGGWSSGGAGWSSGGGWSSGGSGWN